From the Balearica regulorum gibbericeps isolate bBalReg1 chromosome 4, bBalReg1.pri, whole genome shotgun sequence genome, one window contains:
- the PRMT9 gene encoding protein arginine N-methyltransferase 9: MSFRMPNSNAKLHCNHRGGREAGRRELVSRSLQSAQHCLGDQDFGTAYAHYLLVLNLAPELKISVKETFQFTLFKWAEELDSLARIQDLFNCYEQALELYPNDEVICNSMGEHLFRMGFRDEAAGYFHKAVKLNPDFADAKENFYRVANWLVERWHFIMLNDTKRNLTYLKAIENAVCSGCKSVLDIGTGTGILSMFAKKAGASFVYACELSKTMYELARDVVAANNMEKEIKLLHLKSLDIEIPKHIPERVSLVVTETVDAGLFGEGIVESLIHAWEHLLLQPRPKNQDVSTGDYGRVIPASATVFGMAVECKEIRRHHRVGTQEVAGVCLSNSVQFFSPTYASAGSEETVEPYTTEKLSRIPGGYIPLTEPCQVMTVDFNNLQELKSLAARKPWKLSLPVTEGGVLDAIVVWFVLQLDDEHTLSTAPSEETCWEQAVYPVQGLLDYSVKTGDTVMMEVCCQDCYLKIQKISSLTSDCGMDISDRDDTLSLGNEAELCNALAGLQTTSKQDGNSQVCVLESTEIALLNNVPYHECFKAAMGKVLLSLNPSKDLQSMDVDGHGSEMNLQESQNKSSLDVAPDPLYILDVSEGFSILPIIAGKLGPVRAYSSVEKEQHQAALNVISEANHFPKETLEFWLSHLEDESVVLQRPKSDKLWSIIILDVIETSGLIQQEVMEKAAISRCLLHSGGKIFPQYVLVYGMLVESESLLLESAVQGTEPTLGFNIAPFINQFKVPVRVYLDLSTLPCVPLSKPAELLRLDLMSPLLNTSSREVKVQICKSGQVTAIPFWYHIHLDEDHSLNTSDESSHWKQAAVVLDEPIQVQVGDELVLDVEHHKSNISITVKR, from the exons ATTGTAACCATAGAGGTGGTCGGGAAGCCGGCAGGCGGGAGTTGGTTTCCAGGTCTTTGCAAAGTGCTCAGCATTGCCTGGGGGACCAGGATTTTGGAACTGCATATGCCCACTATCTCCTGGTACTAAATCTAGCTCCTGAGTTAAAAATTAGTGTCAAA gaaacatttcagtttaCTCTCTTTAAATGGGCAGAAGAGCTAGATTCTCTGGCACGGATTCAAGATCTGTTTAACTGTTATGAGCAAGCACTTGAACTGTATCCGAATGATGAAGTGATATGTAATAGTATGGGAGAACATCTTTTCAG AATGGGCTTTCGAGATGAAGCAGCTGGATATTTCCATAAAGCAGTGAAGCTTAACCCAGACTTTGCtgatgcaaaggaaaatttCTACCGTGTTGCAAACTGGCTTGTGGAACGGTGGCACTTCATCATGCTCAACGATACCAAGAGGAATCTTACTTACCTAAAAGCAATTGAGAACGCTGTCTGCTCAGGGTGCAAATCTGTCCTTGATATTGGAACAGGAACCGGAATCTTGAG tatgtttgCAAAGAAGGCAGGAGCATCTTTTGTCTATGCCTGTGAATTATCCAAAACCATGTATGAACTTGCCCGTGATGTGGTGGCAGCAAATAACATGGAAAAGGAGATCAAACTTCTGCATTTGAAGTCACTTGATATAGAAATTCCAAAGCACATACCTGAAAG AGTTTCCTTGGTTGTCACAGAAACAGTTGATGCTGGTTTATTTGGAGAAGGTATTGTGGAGAGCTTGATACATGCTTGGGAACACCTGCTTTTACAACCGAGG CCTAAAAATCAAGATGTTAGTACTGGAGACTATGGCAGAGTTATTCCTGCAAGTGCTACAGTATTTGGGATGGCAGTGGAATGCAAAGAGATACGTAGACATCACAG AGTGGGAACACAAGAAGTTGCTGGTGTGTGCTTGTCAAATTCAGTGCAGTTCTTTAGTCCAACATACGCTTCTGCTGGATCAGAGGAAACTGTCGAACCTTACACCACCGAGAAGCTCAGTCGTATTCCTGGAGGTTACATACCTCTGACAGAACCCTGTCAAGTAATGACAGTAGATTTCAACAATCTGCAG GAGCTGAAGAGTCTTGCAGCTAGAAAGCCCTGGAAGCTCAGCCTGCCAGTCACTGAAGGAGGAGTACTAGATGCTATTGTGGTGTGGTTTGTACTGCAGCTTGATGATGAGCACACTCTATCTACAGCTCCTAGTGAGGAAACTTGCTGGGAACAGGCAGTCTATCCTGTGCAGGGCCTCCTTG ATTATTCTGTGAAGACTGGAGATACTGTGATGATGGAAGTTTGCTGCCAAGACTGCTACTTGAAGATCCAGAAGATTTCCTCTCTGACTTCAGATTGTGGGATGGACATCAGCGACAGAGATGACACACTGAGTTTGGGCAATGAGGCTGAACTGTGTAATGCTCTGGCTGGTCTTCAGACGACTAGCAAACAGGATGGCAACAGTCAAGTATGTGTTTTGGAATCCACAGAAATAGCCCTGCTGAACAATGTACCATACCACGAATGCTTTAAAGCTGCTATGGGCAAAGTTCTGTTGTCATTAAATCCAAGTAAGGACTTGCAGTCCATGGATGTTGATGGACACGGCAGTGAGATGAACCTCCAAGAGAGTCAAAACAAGAGCTCTCTAGATGTGGCTCCTGATCCTTTGTACATTTTAGATGTATCTGAAGGCTTCTCCATCCTGCCAATTATAGCTGGCAAACTTGGACCAGTTAGAGCCTACAGTTCTGTTGAGAAAGAACAGCATCAGGCAGCACTTAATGTAATTTCAGAAGCTAACCATTTCCCTAAGGAAACATTAGAGTTTTGGCTCAGCCACTTAGAAGATGAAAGTGTGGTGCTACAGAGACCCAAATCAGACAAATTGTGGAGTATTATTATCTTGGACGTCATAGAGACATCAGGTTTAATCCAGCAGGAGGTGATGGAAAAGGCTGCAATATCTAG atgtttaCTTCACAGCGGAGGGAAGATTTTCCCACAGTATGTGTTGGTATATGGGATGCTTGTAGAATCAGAGTCTCTGTTACTGGAGAGCGCTGTTCAAGGAACAGAACCAACTCTTGGGTTTAATATAGCCCCTTTTATCAACCAGTTCAAG GTACCTGTTCGTGTGTATTTGGATCTCTCTACATTACCATGTGTACCCTTGAGCAAGCCAGCAGAGCTTTTAAGGCTAGATCTCATGAGCCCTCTGTTGAACACCTCCAGCAGAGAAGTGAAG gtacAAATTTGTAAGTCTGGGCAAGTCACTGCAATTCCCTTCTGGTATCACATACATCTAGATGAAGATCATAGCTTGAATACATCTGATGAGTCCTCGCACTGGAAACAAGCTGCAGTTGTTCTCGATGAGCCCATCCAAGTACAGGTTGGAGATGAACTTGTGCTCGATGTTGAGCACCATAAAAGCAATATTAGCATTACAGTTAAACGGTGA